In Ananas comosus cultivar F153 linkage group 7, ASM154086v1, whole genome shotgun sequence, the sequence gttcgtgcttccagaagcatagtagcctcacacatATCAAGTTCACATTTGACATACGCAAACATCAAGTAggaaaattgaaatattaacaCGTTGTATTATTGTAAAAGAAAACCATTGCAAGGAGGAAGGACATTCAAACCTGTCACACAATGGTGAAAAAACGTCGTTAGGCTTAGGGAGGTTTTAAATGCGGAGTTAGCTATAACCTAGGAGATGGACATTTAGTTGACTTCTGTTCACACAGATGGTGTAGAGAAATCTCACTATAGTCTAGTCCAGCAGCTCTACAAAATCCGTCATCTCTGGCGGTCAACAATTGCAATATCATGTTCACGTGCAAACAATGTAAATCACTCTAAAAATATTAGTAGTTAGTACCTTCTACGGTTCAATTGCAGTGAgtcgagcttttttttttttaattaaacagaAATGTACTCTATTTTAGAAAAGATACAACAACGCCAACCTGGTGGGTGTTGGAACAAAACTCGTCCCTACTGGGCAATAAACGCAAAGgcataccggtacacaaccagGAAAGAAAACGAAAAACACACAAGAAACGAAAATCACACAGAAAACTAAATCACTCCTAATTGCAGTGAATCAAGTATTACAATCCACAgcaattgagagagagaaagagagataccGTACAAAATATATAGTGAGAAGTGGGAGTATACTAGAGAGGATgtagtgaagaagaagaaaaatagtcATAACGTTTCAATAGTTTCacattggataaaaaaaaaattgcatacggatgtgtaatttaataatttctcCGACAAGGACGTAATTTAGGGGACCGGGTGGTCCGGTCCTGCCCTCCTCCATCACCCTTATTTCTCTCCTGCCCATTCCCACTGTtccaccccccacccccccacAAGTAGGTCAGAATAAACtgagatttaaattttgtaaatatagaTGTCATCAGAATTTagcatctaatatatatatatatatatatatatatatagagagagagagagagagagcagctactatactatcggtagcacggggcattccgtactaccaagttatttttatgagatttttatttttaactgttcaattttagactatttgtttgaaaggtaaataatatcgaaaaattataaaatttagtttccaagtacttttaatagtgtagatcaagtctaacgaaaccgatcgtcgatttggaaaccgcattatcgaaaataacttagtaGCACAGGGActcccgtgctaccgatagtataatagccggactctctctctctctctctctctctctctctctctctctctctctcaatatatatatatatatatatatatatattcgaattcacatttgaataaaatataaatatagatatgaTTTCGCGAACCATCTGActgtttttacttttataagataaaaaaatgttaatataaataataataaaaaattaaaaatctgatttatatttgaatctaaatttattttctcgcTACCACTCCCCAACCCCCAACATTACAAAAAGGCGAAAAACAAGATAAGCCAGGTAATGAGTCAGCTAATTATTAGAGAACTTTAAGTTGCTGTCATGTGATCATGTTTCAATTCTTTTATCCTTTAACACGGTGAGACGGAATTTAAAGGGTGGTGACCACAATTGATTATTGGTACGTAAATTAAGAGTTAATTGCGTTAgaactaattttaaattttgttatttaaaattttattttagcccGCGGAGAATCCAGATCCTCAATGGTGTTGCCATAATTACAGAAAACCGCTTGAACTCTACTTTCTGCCAACAGAAGGTCCGAATCCTCAAGCAAGGTCCAGACCCCCAACCTCAATTTTGCAATGTGCACAGGCATGATCCGGACCCTCTCTCAAGGTCCAAACTCctcaaatttcagaattttcaCATATAGAGTCCAGACCATCCCTCAAGGTCCGGACCTTAGGgtccgtttggattgacgaatctgtagatccaacgtaagtcaagtgcagtggtgtttgagttttcctgaagtatgattattttttggttgtttgttttgacgtaactcgtatagcctgaaaattaaattcaattatttattctgtttgttttgatgtaacttggtgctggtaaaattagttttgtgagttccgttatttgttttgatgtaagtaagtggattacattatctcctaaatataatagtaaatttaccgctataaaatttaacttattatataattaatttttttattattatttaaagataatcctaatttattataaataagataattctaatctattataagagaagtagagtttagattttactgtttaataaatattttagaggaggttgagtgtggtggaagtcgagttcggcactttagaggaggaagtcgagaCTAGGTGAAGTGGAAGTCttacgtaacttgagttacattatatttttcacttatatCAAACCAAATAACAGAAGTGATGGAACtcgagttccatcactccacttacaccaaaccAAACATACCTTTAATGTTTGAGCTCGTAGAGAAAGATTAAGATCCACATCCTTTTAAGTCAGGATTCGGATACCGAGAGTACAATAGCTCAGAaacatttttctaaaaattttcgCTCCTTGGAACTCTTAatgactttaaaaattttagatcatgCTTAATAGTATGAATTattgattcaaaaattttattattaaaataagacTACAACACAAAAATTTTTGTGCTGTTAATAGAACCCGAGCTAAACTTTATGCTCGAATCTTCAAAACTTTTGAGAGAATTCACATATTCGAAATCAGCTCAaagaagaattttaaaaattcacttCGTAAACGTAAGAacactataacagaattagggttgggacacatgtttggagcacttttgtgtaagtatcacatttatactaaaacttttaaaaaatctactaatgactaaatataaagcccaatccaataaaaaataaaatgtcacTTTACTCAACCCACCGCACACAGCCCATTTAGcccgattaaaaaaaaaaaaaaaaaaaaaaaaaatcaattaccatctccccttctcccttcactcaatctactgaaattctagacgaagaatCCTTCcctctcatcctcctccgccatcgtagccaacgaggtagagtttcgccggttgctaaatgcttaaataagtgttggtaaattatcagcatttttttaggttatagcgacactctttaactatcATTATATACCTAccgactccacatatagcaatactttttaaaaatggcGGTAATTTAAccagcaatatttttttttatctgtaccgatatttaaaagtatcgctataaaCCATTTTTGTTATAGTGGAAATTAATCATTTTCTCAGACGGCCAAGCCTCTCTTCAAATAAATATCAACTAAAAAACAAACGAATCCTTCAAATAATTAAGCTCcatcaaaataattaacaaatacTAATTTAACCTGAAAACTTTATATAGAATTTTTGAAGAGTGCCCCTATAATAGTGGGTACAATATTATGTGAACTATGGTATgtacaatatatttataatatgatTAGATACAGTAACATCCTCGGCGATTGGAGTAGGCTCTTTAACTCTAGATGGGTTTCGGCCCCCATGATGAGGCGATTAACGGAGGAGTTCTGTGTCGAAGAAATAAAAGATGCGGTATTTCAGCTGGGTAGTGATAAAGCGCCGGGACCTGATGGTTTTCCGCTACGATTTTACCAAATTTTCTGGGATACCCTAAAGGGAGACCTTCTCAATGTGTTCCGGGAGTTGTATGAGGACAGGATTTCCACTACTCCTTTAGACTACTCATTTATCTGCCTAATACCCAAGAAAGAAGGGGCAGAAAGAGCTAACGAGTTTCGACCTATCAGTCTCATTAATGGGGTACAAAAGATCATCTCGAAGGTTCTAGCTAATCGACTAGCAAAAGGCATGGACGAGCTAATCTCTCCCTCTCAATCTGGCTTCTTGAAAGGGAGAAACATTACCGACGCATATGCTACCGTCTCAGAACTAATTCGATGGGGTAGTAAGGAGGCTTTTGAAGGGGTTGGCATCAAAGTAGATTTCGAAAAGGCTTATGATAGGATTTCGTGGCCCTTCCTCTTCAGTATCCTCCGATGGTGGGGGTTCGAGGAGCAATGGTGTGGCTGGATCGAACAATGCGTATGCAATGCTAAAGTAGCTATTATGGTTAATGGTGAGGCGACTAAGTGGATCAAAACTAAGCGAGGGGTACGACAAGGAGACCCACTTTCACCAGTCTTATTCCTCTTGGTGGCGGAGTACCTAGCTATATTGACCAGCGAGGCCATCTCAAACAACCTCTTCAAGGGGATTGGTTCTTCACACGAGAGCCTAACGACACTAACCCAGTTTGCGGACGATACTTTCTTTTTCTCCGTAGCTAGAAAACGATATATGAGAAACCTACGACTTATGTGGAACCTGTTCGAGTAGGCGTCAGGATTGAAAGTCAACAGAGAAAAATCAGAGCTGTATTACCTGGGACAGACTGTGGGCAAAGCGGCGAGACTTGCACAGTTGCTCAACTGCAAAGTTGGTACTCTCCCCACCAATTACCTAGGGTTTTCCCTCTCACCAAAACCCCCCACAAAAGAGGTTTGGAGAGGGGTTATTCAAAAATTGCAGCACAGAATCGATGGATGGCAGGCCAAACTTCTCTCGAGAGGAGGTAGACTTATCCTGGTCAATGCGGTGCTCACCAATCTACCTTTGTACTTCCTATCGGTGTTTAAGGCACCCTGTTGGGTGATCAAGCGTATTGAGGCTCTACGCAGAGACTTCTTCTGGAGTGGCCAAAGCAACTCCCCTGGCAAGGGGTGCCTTGTTGCATGGAAAAACGTTTGTGTGAGCAAGAGGGCAGGCGGATTAGGCATCCTTGACGTAGCTGTGATGAATAAGGCTCTTCTagccaaatggtggtggagattCCATACTGCACCTCATCTGCCGTGGATCAAGATTATCCGGGCCTTATTTTATCGCAGAAGACGGCCGCTGTGGGAGGGGAGAGGATTCAGGCCTCCCTCACATTGGTGGAAAGAGGTGCTATCCACTAACGATATTTTCAAATGGGGGAGCATCTATACCCTGGGCGATGGGAGATCGGTGGACTTTTGGTTGGACAGATGGTGTGGGGATACAACACTTCAAGCGTCTTTTCCGGAGGTGTACGCGTTGCTGGATGGCAAACCAATTTCGGTTAGGGATTGCTTGGGAAGCGACGACTGGAATTGGGATAGAATCCTAGGCAATGAGTCCGCGGTTCCGCCGAACCTGACCTCTATCCTTGCGGAGCTCAAAGAGAGAGTATCTAGCTTTAATATTCAGCATAGGGAGGATATGATAGGATAGAGATGGGGTAGTAACAGCATTTTCTCTGTCCAAGCGACCTATCGAATGTTAAACGACGGAGGCACGAGAGACAGACGAGTTAATCTGATCTGGAGACTCCGCATCCCCCTCAAGATCAAAGTGTTCTGCTGGTTAGTCCTTAAGAAAAGAACACTTACGACTGACAACCTTAGTAAGACAGGATGGTCAGGAAGTACGGCTTGTGTGCTCTGTAGGGTTTATGACGAGTCGGTGTACTACCTGTTCACCCAATGTGTCTTTGCTAAGTTTATCATGGTCATGGGACTCGAGGATGTTCAACCGGGAGAGTTGGGTGATGACGTACATATCGTCTGGGATAAGTAGAAGGTAAGGGAGGGTGGACGAAGTAGAAGGAATGGTCTATCTGAGCTGGCTGCATGCTGGTGAACCATTTGGAATGCCAGAAACAACCTTATCTTTCGTGGCGTTCAATTTGATCCCGTATTAGCGGTGCAAAGGCTCAAGCGGCTAATTGACTCTTGGAAGGAcgtcttttgatttttttttttttttttttagaggccctagctgcctcacccctgtagcctaattcatatgttcaatgaatgaagcaggtagcatgctacctattctcaaaaaaaaaaaaaaaacagcaacatccattttgatatatatgATAGCTAATCATAATAGGACCATCAGATAAAATCACATAATATCTAAtgacttaattataaaattattgcaGAAGCATGAATTAAAAGCTTACACTACAATATAATATTAGATGCTAATACAACACATATTTAAACAGATAAAAAgttgcaagtgaaaaatacaaCATAACAATGTTTGTCTCAGTCAAGAGACAAGATTATTGTGAAAATATTTAGACCTCATAGGTAGAGAATGAATagattacaataattttttcaaGAGAGTCATTCATTGGAAATCATGATTTTCCATTCTTCTTTCTCGCCAAACACAATTTCCAATAAATCAATATACGGTACTGCTCTCCTTCGATAGGGCTTCGCGTTGGGATCTCCCTGCGAAAACGAGAAAGGTTTGAATGAATTAGAACTTAAGTACTAAATACCTCGAAAAGCAATGTGGTAGTATACCTTAATATATTCATTCCATGTAGCATCCGTGGCGATTACTACTTGACGTTGATGATCCCAACTAAACTCTGGATAATGCTTGATGTTGTGCAGTATTCCATATTCACATTTGTAAAAATTGAAGCGCTCATGTAAATGTTTGTCTTCATATTTCAAGCATGTTGCTTTATTAAACTTGCCCACTACATCATGCCAGGAATCATTTTCAAAGTctagtatttttttctttccacttCGAATTTGCTCCACCAACAAACCAAGCAGTATTTTGTCATGCTCCTTTTCCCATATTGCTAAAGGCCGATcagttattataatattttttcttcccaaaattttatttggccaCTCTCTCCTGTAAGTACAAACTATTAAATACAAGGGATgccaaaatatataatttaagaattttactgctcatgaaaaaaaaaaaacattctaatcctaaggaaaaaaaactataaCCATTAATTAATATCATATAACTATTCATAAAGCTGTAACTAATAATTTTGctcccagttttttttttttttttgttgactttCGAAATTACGCATGTACCTTGTGAGTTGTGAAACACGCTATATCGACAAGGATTAGACTAAAACAAAGCGAGCAATTCTTATCCGAATTGGTAGGATGCTGATGGTCTATTTGGAAGGCAAGAAATGATATGATCTTTAGAAATATTCCACCGAATCCTATGTTAGTAGCACACAAGCTTAAACAGCTACAGTCGGAGTGGGATTTTCTTATTCCAGCAAAGCAAACCCCTTCCTAACACCccctccttcttttctttttttttttcgctctctCGAGGCCTAGGTTGCCTCACCTATATAGCCTAGTTCATACTTTCAATAAATGatgcgggtagcgtgctacctctttctcaaaaaaaaaaaagaaaaaaagaaaaaaagaaaaaagcaattCTTATTTTACTTGCATATTGTGTGGTGTAATCATGACCATTGGACTTGTATTGGAATCACTTCATTCAATAAAATTCCCACCCAAAACCCGAGAAATCAATACAAAATGAATTGTAATTCAAGAATTATAGATACTCTACGcagaaaaagtgaaaatttaCACAAAGCAACCTACATTCCCGCTATTAAAACATCAAATtagaaatgaaattaaaaaaaaatgaaattaaggACTGAGAAAAAGCAAGCTACTTACTCATTTGCAGTACGGAAAGACCATCTTGTGCACTCAAGGTGAAGGATGGAGCCATCCTGGATACCGTAGTCGGCCAGAGATCTCTCTATCTCCAGTAGATCGCCATTGAAATGAAGTTCAGGTTCCGGATCTTTCTTTAGCCGCCCAATAGGAAGAATAGTGATGAACACATCCTCGATGGTGTTAGAGCTTTCCACCTCAAGCGCATAATTTCCGTAAAATTCTGACTGCACAAAGATTTTCATTTCACCGTCCCCGTTGGGTCTCCTGGAAGAGTCGGAGTTTGCGTAATCCATCTCGGTTATTTTTGTAAAACTAGCAAAGTTGCACATGCAACGCACATTAGCTTATTTGTTGTAATTGCCCTGCAATTGTAACTGtatataaattgaaatttaatatctGATTTGGTGCATTTGAATTTGATCATTGCAGTTAGAACTCTATGAACAAGCCCAACTGGAATGGTTGGAAGTACGCTCAAATTAGCTGTTGTACCAACTGTAACAGTTACAAAATTAACTTTTAGCGAAAGATAAATTTACCTCTCTAATCATCTTTTGagcagaaaaatattttttcttttctacattAAAGATAATTTTACCACCATATTACTTATAGCTATAGTATTTTCTActgcatcaaatcaaataagatgCGTATAGTTATAATTGCCGAATCTGAACTGCATGCATTTCTATCTATACTGCATTTCTAATTTcattcaaccaaacaaacaaacaaaaaaattaagttacatGTTATACATTATACAATTGATTCCATTAATATAATGGTAGGAAATGAAATGACAATAAAGATCCGTTGGGATTAATTTGATCTCCTACATACTCAAACAATGTGattaataatataaagtaaTCATTTATATCTAAGAACATAAGCTGCTATATTCAACAAGGATAAGCACTAGTGATTTGAGAAATATCGTACCTTGTATCTAagggagaaagagatagagaaacTACTTGGGCCTTGTTTCAACTTTGGAAGCTTGGGTGGCTTAAATAGTATGTAGAAACTAAAACTTTTACCTGTATAAAACCTTCCCTACACCAGTTCTCACCCCCATCCAGTTTCCATTTTACCGCACATATCACCGACAAAAATTTAGTGGTCATCGAGGATGTGGATGGGTGCCGCGTGGCCCATCGGACGGGCAcctatgaaagaaaaaaaaaaatggtgccccgcgctttagagagagagagagcaacagCGGTAAAGAGGAGGGTGACCGTTGGATGGGCCACGCGGTATCCATCTGCATCGTGCCCAAACTATTAGTTTGGAGACGACGTCCACGGAATTTTTGTCCACTTCTCACGCTCacccaagaaataaaaaaaaaaatgaaaaaaaacgaAGCGAGCCAGCTAATAAGATAAGGTCAACATGCAGTCAGGTTTCGGGTTTCAGAAATTTTATCCTGCAACCTGGCGGAAAATTTTTAATGATGCCCCAGACTGTTGATGACTAGTGAGGAAATTAATGCATACTTTAAATTGGTGtgaaaaatgtgcaaagttttttaatagaaaatgaaCTGCATGGGACTGCATCCAATGTTAAATAAtgtgaaattattaattttctttaaagAGCACCAATGCTATTAAGAATTTAAGATCATTCCTTGGAATATTCCAAGGTGCAATTAGATTCTTAATTCTCATTTACTTGAaagcttaattaaaataataattaaaaaattagaaactcAATTAAAActcctattaaaaaaaaacccaaatatCGCAGTTGCAACAAATGAAACCATATTTAATGTTAACATCTCCTCAAAAATTATGGTGTATgtctttgtatatatatatatatatacacaccaggtgtaggcaataatttcgCGTTGAATGTTCAGTAAATCCTAGCCGCAATCGACTTGGAGAAACTTATTGGCTCCGGTCATGTTGCCACGTCATCCTGCAATCGCCAAAGTGTGCGTGTGCAGTGCATTTGGATGGGCCTGGTCTGTTAGACCGGGTGCACGAAGAACCCAACTATATATGCTAAATGGAGCTGTGGAAGAAGCCTTGTGATCCTCCCGGTTTAGAAATATTCATTAGACCCAGTCCATGACATTAGGAAAATTTTGGGTTTGTTATAGTATCAAGTTCACATTTCACCTACACAAACATCAAATAGTAAAATTGAGATATATTAACATTCATTCACTGTTGTACTATGTAGATATACATTGCCAATACCAATAAAATGCACATCAAATTTTGACAAGCAGAATAACTTgtaaatacagaaaaaatttttattagtcTATCCACAAAATTGATCAGTCCATTGGCTGTGCCCATGAATAAATATAACAACAACACCTCCCCAAAAGTCACAAGTGAATCAAATATTGAATAGTACTACAACTCAGAGACACAAAAGGGATGCCTCCTATATCCGGGGGGTTGGGGGTTGGGGGTTGTTACTCTAAAGTTGACTTTGGTGAATTCTTCTTTTATGTACTACAACAAAAGTTGTAATCATAGAACATCCTTATGAACAACATCCAGCTACATAATGTtgtttaaaagaaaaggaaaaaaaaaaaagcacttctCTCCCACTTCTTTAAACTCACTCTTCCACCATCTCCCCACTCCTCTTCCATTTCTCTATCATTTTCTTCACTTCTCCATCACTTCTCCCACTTCGCTAAACCCACTCCCCCACCATCTCCCCACTTCTCTTCCGGTTCTCCACCATTACTTTCACTTCTTCACTTTTTTCTTCATCATAGACCTCCAGCTCGCTCTCTCtataaaaagagaataaaaaaaaaaagaaaggaagaaaattcTACTCACAAGgacaaaggaagaaaaaaaacttaaataaaaaaagagccAAATAGAAAAGTTAGTTTAGATACTCTGAtcactctctttttctttctcttctctcctaaTCAAGGCACTCCATAATCGAGTATTCTACGTACACCGGACTATATGGAAATTGGTTTATGTCGTGATCAACTCTTACTACGCAGGGTCATCGTCAACCAATAAGAAACGACCGCTCGGTGCCATTCCTACACTACAGCTTTTGCTGTTGTCATGTCATCATCGACCAAAGAGGTGGCCACCCGCCTGCTGTTGCTGCGCCGACAGCAACGGCGATCCGTTGATGCTTTGCTATCGGCGGTAAAGGCGGCGATGACAATGACGATCCGTTTGATGCTTAGCCTTTGCCGGTGGAGAAAAACAATGACAACAACGATGGCGACTTGCTGTGAGAATCATTGAAAATACTCGTGGGTGCATGTGTActatatagtagtatatatatttcgTACACCGTAccactaaaattaaaatcttcaCATTAAATCcccaaaatcaaaaaaaagaaat encodes:
- the LOC109712516 gene encoding uncharacterized protein LOC109712516 is translated as MKIFVQSEFYGNYALEVESSNTIEDVFITILPIGRLKKDPEPELHFNGDLLEIERSLADYGIQDGSILHLECTRWSFRTANEREWPNKILGRKNIIITDRPLAIWEKEHDKILLGLLVEQIRSGKKKILDFENDSWHDVVGKFNKATCLKYEDKHLHERFNFYKCEYGILHNIKHYPEFSWDHQRQVVIATDATWNEYIKGDPNAKPYRRRAVPYIDLLEIVFGEKEEWKIMISNE